The Vibrio chagasii genome includes a region encoding these proteins:
- a CDS encoding c-type cytochrome, protein MDMSRRILSVVIAVLTFSTGAMASGLSKAEQDAIAERIKPVGQVYLVGSEPVAAEPTGPRDGATVYGTFCIACHASGVSGAPKTGDAGDWGPRIAQGRDVLADHAINGFNAMPAKGSCMDCSDDEIKDAIEHMIAGL, encoded by the coding sequence ATGGATATGTCTCGTCGAATTTTAAGCGTTGTCATCGCAGTTTTAACCTTCTCAACTGGTGCAATGGCTTCAGGCCTAAGTAAAGCAGAGCAAGATGCAATTGCTGAGCGCATCAAACCAGTTGGTCAAGTATACCTAGTCGGCAGTGAGCCAGTAGCCGCTGAACCAACAGGCCCTCGTGATGGCGCAACAGTTTATGGTACCTTTTGTATAGCTTGTCACGCATCTGGCGTAAGTGGCGCACCTAAAACAGGTGATGCTGGTGACTGGGGTCCTCGTATTGCTCAAGGTCGCGATGTTCTGGCTGACCACGCAATCAACGGCTTCAACGCGATGCCAGCAAAAGGTTCATGTATGGACTGTTCAGACGACGAAATCAAAGATGCTATCGAGCACATGATTGCTGGTCTGTAA
- a CDS encoding efflux RND transporter periplasmic adaptor subunit yields MKKWTFFMLLIAVLLFGSVIGFNMFKQQKIAEYLANRPEPEFPVTVTEVQPIDWVPVIEAIGFIEPNQGVTLANETSGVIDQISFESGTEVKSGQQLVRLDSDVEKANLKSSEARLPAAKAKYKRYQGLFKKGSISKEAYDEAEANYFSLSADIESLKASIDRREIRAPFDGTVGIRNVYLGQYLQSGTDIVRLEDTSVMRLRFTVSQTDISRISVGQAVDIFVDAYPEIPFEGSISAIEPAVSVQSGLIQVQADIPNNDGKLRSGMFARANIILPKLENQVTLPQTAITFTLYGDNVYILNEEDGVQRVTQHVVKVGERTADIAHILEGVKVGDTVVTSGQVRLSNGAKVKVVESDAITPPTETPKL; encoded by the coding sequence ATGAAAAAGTGGACTTTCTTCATGTTACTCATCGCTGTATTACTTTTCGGCAGCGTTATTGGGTTTAACATGTTCAAGCAACAAAAAATAGCGGAATACTTGGCAAATCGCCCTGAACCAGAGTTTCCTGTCACCGTTACTGAAGTTCAGCCGATCGACTGGGTTCCGGTGATTGAAGCTATCGGCTTCATCGAACCAAACCAAGGTGTCACTCTAGCGAATGAAACCAGTGGTGTAATCGACCAAATTTCTTTCGAATCAGGCACTGAAGTTAAAAGCGGTCAGCAACTTGTTCGTTTAGATTCTGATGTTGAGAAAGCGAATTTGAAAAGTTCTGAAGCGCGCTTACCTGCTGCAAAAGCGAAGTACAAGCGTTACCAAGGCCTATTCAAAAAAGGGTCTATCTCTAAGGAAGCTTATGACGAAGCAGAAGCAAACTACTTCTCTCTTTCGGCTGATATTGAGAGCTTAAAAGCGTCTATCGATCGTCGTGAAATTCGCGCACCATTCGATGGCACCGTTGGTATCCGTAACGTTTACCTAGGCCAGTACCTACAATCAGGTACAGATATCGTTCGTCTAGAAGACACCAGTGTAATGCGCCTACGCTTCACAGTATCTCAAACTGACATCTCTCGCATCAGTGTGGGTCAAGCGGTTGATATCTTCGTTGACGCTTACCCTGAAATCCCATTTGAAGGATCAATCAGTGCTATTGAGCCAGCAGTAAGCGTACAAAGCGGTCTTATTCAAGTTCAAGCAGACATTCCAAACAATGATGGCAAGCTTCGTAGCGGTATGTTTGCTCGCGCTAACATCATTCTGCCTAAACTAGAGAACCAAGTAACCCTGCCTCAAACAGCGATTACTTTCACTCTATACGGTGACAATGTTTACATCCTGAATGAAGAAGACGGTGTTCAACGCGTTACTCAACATGTTGTAAAAGTTGGTGAACGTACCGCTGATATCGCACACATCCTTGAAGGTGTGAAAGTTGGCGATACCGTTGTGACTTCTGGCCAAGTACGTCTAAGTAACGGTGCCAAAGTTAAGGTTGTGGAAAGTGATGCAATCACACCACCAACTGAAACACCTAAGCTGTAA
- the ilvC gene encoding ketol-acid reductoisomerase gives MANYFNTLNLREQLDQLGRCRFMDREEFATEAEYLEGKKIVIVGCGAQGLNQGLNMRDSGLNVAYALRQAAIDEQRQSYKNAKENGFEVDSYEKLIPEADLVINLTPDKQHTNVVETVMPLMKEGAALGYSHGFNVVEEGMQIRKDLTVVMVAPKCPGTEVREEYKRGFGVPTLIAVHPENDPKGEGWDIAKAWAAGTGGHRAGCLESSFVAEVKSDLMGEQTILCGMLQAGSIVSYEKMVADGIDPSYAGKLLQYGWETITEALKFGGVTHMMDRLSNPAKIKAFELSEELKDLMRPLYNKHMDDIIQGEFSSTMMADWANDDANLLGWREETGETAFENYPASDVEISEQEYFDNGILLVAMVRAGVELAFEAMTASGIIDESAYYESLHELPLIANTVARKRLYEMNVVISDTAEYGNYLFANVATPLLREKFMPSVATDVIGRGLGEVSNQVDNAKLIEVNEAIRNHPVEYIGEELRSYMSDMKRIAVGG, from the coding sequence ATGGCTAACTATTTCAATACATTAAACCTTCGTGAACAACTAGACCAACTAGGTCGTTGCCGCTTCATGGATCGTGAAGAATTTGCGACAGAAGCTGAATACCTTGAAGGCAAGAAAATCGTAATTGTTGGTTGTGGTGCTCAAGGCCTTAACCAAGGTCTAAACATGCGTGATTCAGGCCTAAACGTGGCTTACGCTCTACGTCAGGCGGCGATTGACGAGCAACGTCAGTCTTACAAAAACGCAAAAGAGAACGGATTTGAAGTAGATAGCTACGAGAAGCTGATTCCTGAAGCGGATCTAGTAATCAACCTAACTCCAGACAAACAACACACTAACGTAGTTGAAACAGTAATGCCTCTAATGAAAGAAGGCGCTGCATTAGGTTACTCACACGGCTTCAACGTAGTTGAAGAGGGCATGCAAATCCGTAAAGACCTAACCGTTGTAATGGTTGCACCTAAGTGTCCAGGTACTGAAGTACGTGAAGAGTACAAGCGTGGTTTTGGTGTTCCAACACTAATCGCTGTTCACCCAGAGAATGACCCTAAGGGTGAAGGTTGGGATATCGCTAAAGCTTGGGCTGCTGGTACAGGTGGTCACCGCGCAGGTTGTCTAGAGTCTTCTTTCGTTGCTGAAGTTAAATCTGACCTTATGGGTGAGCAAACAATCCTTTGTGGCATGCTACAAGCTGGTTCTATCGTATCTTACGAGAAGATGGTTGCTGATGGTATCGACCCAAGCTATGCAGGTAAGCTTCTACAATACGGTTGGGAAACGATCACTGAAGCGCTTAAGTTTGGTGGCGTAACTCACATGATGGACCGTCTATCTAACCCAGCTAAAATCAAAGCATTTGAGCTTTCTGAAGAGCTAAAAGACCTAATGCGTCCGCTTTACAACAAGCACATGGACGACATCATCCAAGGCGAATTCTCTAGCACTATGATGGCTGACTGGGCGAACGACGATGCGAACCTACTAGGCTGGCGCGAAGAGACAGGCGAAACAGCATTCGAAAATTACCCAGCTTCTGATGTAGAAATCTCTGAGCAAGAGTACTTCGATAACGGCATCCTACTTGTTGCTATGGTTCGTGCAGGTGTTGAGCTAGCGTTCGAAGCAATGACAGCATCTGGCATCATCGATGAGTCTGCATACTACGAGTCTCTACATGAGCTTCCACTAATCGCGAACACGGTTGCTCGTAAGCGCCTATACGAAATGAACGTTGTAATCTCTGATACTGCTGAATACGGTAACTACCTGTTCGCTAACGTTGCAACACCACTACTACGTGAGAAGTTCATGCCTTCAGTAGCAACAGACGTAATCGGTCGTGGTCTAGGTGAAGTATCTAACCAAGTAGATAACGCTAAACTAATCGAAGTTAACGAAGCTATCCGTAACCACCCAGTTGAGTACATCGGTGAAGAGCTACGTAGCTACATGAGCGACATGAAGCGCATCGCAGTAGGTGGCTAA
- the rep gene encoding DNA helicase Rep, whose protein sequence is MKLNPRQDEAVKYVSGPCLVLAGAGSGKTRVITNKIAYLVQECGYKARNIAAVTFTNKAAREMKERVGQTLGKGEAKGLIVSTFHTMGLTIIRREYKALGLKAGFSLFDDQDQLALLKELTERQIDGDKDLLRALMSAISNWKNDMLTPDQAKARAQGEQEQLFAFCFEMYQKQMKAYNALDFDDLIALPVQLLKTNQEVRERWQSRIRYLLVDEYQDTNTSQYELVRLLVGERGRLTVVGDDDQSIYSWRGAKPQNLVLLGEDYPNLRLIKLEQNYRSTSRILRAANILIANNPHVYEKSLFSEIPDGEKLKVLNAKNEEHEAERITGEIIAHKFLNRTEYKDYAVLYRGNHQSRLIEKALMQNRVPYKISGGTSFFARAEIKDIMAYLRVLVNPDDDNAFLRIVNTPRREIGPVTLEKLGSYANMRGKSLFEASFEMGLEQTLTGRGLENLRRFTDWIVRISDNAERGNTVDAVRALVRDINYEDWLYETSASPKAAEMRMKNVSDLYSWIVADLEGDNYDKEEKTLREVVQRLTLRDMMERGEDDDDADQVQLMTLHASKGLEFPYVYLMGTEEGILPHQTSVDEGNVEEERRLMYVGITRAQKELTFTKCRERRQFGELIKPTQSRFLDELPHDDVEWESVKKLQSAEERMEKGQAHIANIRAMFNKK, encoded by the coding sequence ATGAAACTGAACCCCAGACAAGATGAAGCCGTGAAGTATGTTTCAGGACCCTGTTTAGTATTAGCAGGCGCTGGATCAGGCAAAACACGTGTTATCACCAATAAGATTGCTTATTTGGTTCAGGAGTGTGGCTACAAGGCGCGTAACATCGCGGCTGTGACCTTTACCAATAAAGCTGCGCGTGAGATGAAGGAGCGTGTTGGGCAAACCTTAGGTAAAGGTGAAGCGAAAGGACTTATCGTTTCGACGTTCCATACTATGGGCCTAACCATTATTCGTCGCGAGTACAAAGCGCTGGGCCTAAAAGCGGGCTTCTCTCTATTTGATGACCAAGACCAGTTAGCCCTATTAAAAGAGCTAACTGAAAGACAAATCGATGGCGACAAGGATTTACTGCGTGCATTGATGAGTGCAATTTCGAATTGGAAGAATGACATGCTGACGCCAGACCAGGCGAAAGCGCGCGCTCAAGGAGAGCAAGAGCAGCTATTTGCGTTCTGCTTCGAGATGTATCAAAAACAGATGAAGGCCTACAACGCCCTCGACTTTGATGACTTGATTGCACTGCCAGTACAATTACTCAAAACCAATCAAGAAGTGCGTGAACGTTGGCAGTCGCGTATTCGTTATCTACTTGTGGACGAATACCAAGATACCAACACTAGCCAGTACGAATTGGTTCGCTTACTGGTTGGAGAGCGTGGGCGTTTGACGGTAGTAGGTGACGATGACCAATCTATTTACTCATGGCGTGGTGCGAAACCGCAAAACTTAGTGTTGCTGGGTGAGGACTATCCAAACCTTCGCTTAATTAAGCTGGAGCAAAACTACCGCTCAACCAGTCGAATCTTGCGTGCAGCGAACATCCTGATCGCCAACAATCCGCACGTATATGAGAAGTCTCTATTCTCTGAGATCCCAGACGGCGAAAAGCTTAAGGTATTGAATGCCAAGAACGAGGAGCATGAGGCTGAGCGTATTACTGGTGAGATCATCGCACACAAGTTTTTGAACCGTACTGAGTATAAAGATTACGCGGTGCTTTACCGTGGTAACCACCAATCGCGCTTAATTGAAAAAGCGTTGATGCAGAACCGTGTGCCTTACAAGATCTCTGGCGGTACCTCGTTCTTCGCTAGAGCGGAAATTAAAGACATCATGGCTTACTTGCGTGTGTTGGTGAACCCTGATGATGACAACGCCTTCCTACGTATTGTAAACACGCCACGCCGTGAGATAGGCCCGGTTACGCTAGAGAAGTTAGGTAGCTACGCCAACATGCGTGGCAAGAGCTTGTTTGAGGCCAGCTTTGAGATGGGTTTAGAGCAAACCCTAACAGGCCGAGGCTTAGAGAACCTGCGTCGATTCACGGATTGGATTGTTCGTATCTCAGATAACGCAGAGCGTGGCAATACCGTAGATGCGGTTCGTGCTTTGGTTCGCGATATTAACTACGAAGATTGGTTATACGAAACCTCAGCAAGCCCGAAAGCGGCAGAGATGCGTATGAAGAACGTCTCTGATCTCTATAGCTGGATTGTCGCCGATTTAGAAGGTGATAATTACGATAAAGAAGAGAAGACGCTGCGTGAGGTCGTGCAACGCTTAACCCTGCGCGACATGATGGAACGAGGTGAAGACGATGACGATGCTGACCAAGTACAGTTAATGACACTACACGCATCGAAAGGCTTGGAGTTCCCATATGTGTATTTGATGGGAACAGAAGAGGGCATCTTGCCGCACCAAACCAGTGTTGATGAAGGTAACGTTGAGGAAGAGCGTCGCCTGATGTATGTGGGTATTACTCGAGCGCAGAAAGAGCTGACTTTTACTAAGTGTCGTGAACGTCGTCAGTTTGGTGAGTTAATTAAGCCAACACAGAGTCGTTTTCTTGATGAATTGCCGCATGATGATGTGGAATGGGAAAGCGTGAAGAAGCTACAGTCTGCTGAAGAGCGAATGGAGAAAGGGCAGGCGCACATTGCCAATATTCGAGCGATGTTCAATAAGAAGTAA
- a CDS encoding multidrug efflux RND transporter permease subunit — MRFTDVFIKRPVLAVSISFLIALLGLQAIFKMQVREYPEMTNTVVTVTTSYYGASADLIQGFITQPLEQAVAQADNIDYMTSSSVLGSSTITVNMKLNTDPNAALSDILAKTNSVRSQLPKEAEDPTVTMSTGSTTAVLYIGFTGDELVSSQITDYLERVINPQLFTVNGVSKVDLIGGMKYALRVWLDPSKMAAVDLTASDVMSVLNANNYQSATGQATGEFVLYNGSSDTQVSNVEELENLVVRSGEGEIIRLSDIAKVSLEKSHDVYRASANGQEAVVAAINAAPSANPINIAADVLELLPQLEKNLPSNISMNVMYDSTIAINESIQEVIKTILEAALIVLVVITLFLGSFRAVLIPIVTIPLSLIGVAMVMQAMGFSWNLMTLLAMVLAIGLVVDDAIVVLENVDRHIKLGESPFRAAIIGTREIAVPVIAMTLTLGAVYAPIAMMGGITGSLFKEFALTLAGSVFVSGIVALTLSPMMCSKMLKAHAEPSKFEKKVHSVLDGITNRYERMLGAVMNHRPVFIGFAVIVFASLPMLFKFIPSELAPSEDKGVVVLMGTAPSNANLDFMQNTMSDVNTILSDQPEVAYAQVFTGMPNANQAFGIASMVPWGERKESQSAVTNRVGELVKDVPGMSVTAFQMPELPGAGSGLPIQFVITTPNSFESLFQITTDILADVASNPLFVYSDLDLNYDSATMKVHIDKDKAGAYGVTMQDIGITLGTMMSDGYVNRIDLNGRSYEVIPQVERKFRLNPESMNNYYVRAADGRAVPLGSLITIDVVAEPRSLPHFNQLNSATIGAVPAPGAAMGDAIAWFEDTATNKLPSGYNHDYMGEARQYVTEGSALYATFGLALAIIFLVLAIQFESLKDPLVIMVSVPLAICGALIALAWGAATMNIYSQVGLITLVGLITKHGILICEVAKEEQLHHHKTRIEAVMEAAKVRLRPILMTTAAMIAGLIPLMYASGAGAAQRFSIGIVIVAGLAIGTIFTLFVLPVIYSYLAEKHKPLPVFVEDKDLEKLARVDEAKAAHRELADNK, encoded by the coding sequence ATGCGCTTTACTGATGTTTTTATTAAACGTCCAGTTCTAGCGGTATCCATCAGCTTTTTGATTGCTCTGCTTGGCTTACAAGCAATCTTCAAAATGCAGGTGCGTGAATACCCTGAAATGACGAATACCGTCGTAACCGTGACCACGAGTTACTACGGGGCAAGTGCCGATCTTATTCAAGGCTTTATCACCCAGCCCCTCGAACAGGCTGTGGCACAAGCGGATAACATCGATTATATGACTTCATCTTCTGTACTCGGTAGCTCTACGATTACCGTTAACATGAAGTTGAACACCGACCCGAATGCAGCGCTATCTGACATACTGGCCAAGACAAACTCGGTTCGTTCTCAGCTTCCAAAAGAAGCGGAAGATCCAACCGTAACCATGTCGACCGGTTCAACAACGGCGGTACTCTACATTGGTTTTACTGGTGATGAGTTGGTTTCGAGCCAAATTACCGATTATCTAGAGCGTGTAATCAACCCGCAGCTATTTACGGTAAACGGTGTATCGAAAGTCGACTTAATCGGTGGTATGAAATACGCACTACGCGTGTGGCTAGACCCGTCAAAAATGGCTGCCGTTGATCTAACGGCTAGCGATGTGATGTCGGTACTGAATGCCAACAACTACCAATCGGCAACCGGTCAAGCAACGGGTGAGTTCGTTCTCTACAACGGCAGTTCTGATACCCAAGTATCTAACGTTGAAGAGCTAGAGAATCTTGTAGTACGAAGCGGTGAAGGCGAAATCATCCGTCTATCTGACATTGCTAAGGTTTCTCTAGAGAAAAGCCACGATGTGTACCGTGCAAGTGCGAACGGTCAGGAAGCGGTTGTTGCAGCGATTAACGCGGCACCAAGTGCTAACCCGATCAACATTGCAGCCGATGTTCTTGAGCTTCTTCCTCAGCTAGAGAAGAACCTACCAAGCAACATCTCAATGAACGTAATGTATGACTCAACGATTGCGATTAACGAATCGATTCAAGAGGTTATCAAGACCATCCTTGAAGCAGCATTAATCGTACTGGTTGTAATTACCTTGTTCCTAGGTTCGTTCCGTGCGGTACTGATCCCTATCGTTACTATCCCACTGTCTTTGATTGGTGTAGCAATGGTAATGCAGGCAATGGGCTTCTCTTGGAACCTGATGACGCTACTGGCAATGGTACTCGCCATCGGCCTGGTAGTAGATGATGCGATCGTAGTGCTAGAGAACGTCGACCGACATATCAAGCTCGGGGAATCCCCTTTCCGTGCTGCAATCATCGGTACTCGTGAAATTGCGGTACCCGTTATTGCAATGACATTAACGCTAGGCGCGGTATACGCTCCGATCGCGATGATGGGTGGTATCACAGGCTCACTATTTAAAGAGTTTGCTTTAACCCTAGCGGGTTCAGTATTTGTATCCGGTATCGTGGCATTAACGCTGTCGCCAATGATGTGTTCAAAAATGCTGAAAGCTCATGCAGAGCCAAGCAAGTTTGAAAAAAAGGTACATAGCGTACTGGATGGTATAACTAACCGTTACGAGCGTATGCTTGGTGCGGTAATGAACCATCGCCCGGTATTCATTGGTTTTGCGGTTATCGTATTTGCCAGCTTACCGATGCTGTTTAAGTTTATCCCAAGTGAGTTAGCACCTTCTGAAGATAAAGGTGTGGTCGTGCTAATGGGTACAGCACCATCAAACGCAAACTTAGACTTCATGCAAAATACCATGAGCGACGTAAACACGATTCTGTCTGATCAGCCAGAAGTGGCGTATGCACAGGTGTTTACTGGTATGCCAAATGCAAACCAAGCGTTTGGTATCGCATCTATGGTTCCATGGGGTGAGCGTAAGGAAAGCCAGTCAGCAGTGACTAATCGCGTAGGTGAGCTAGTAAAAGACGTACCAGGAATGTCAGTAACGGCGTTCCAAATGCCTGAACTTCCAGGTGCCGGTTCAGGCCTTCCAATTCAGTTTGTTATTACAACACCAAACAGTTTTGAGAGCTTGTTCCAAATCACTACTGACATCTTGGCTGATGTAGCATCGAACCCACTGTTCGTTTACTCAGATCTTGATCTGAACTACGATTCAGCAACGATGAAAGTACACATCGATAAAGACAAAGCAGGCGCATACGGTGTGACCATGCAAGATATTGGTATCACACTTGGTACAATGATGTCTGATGGCTACGTAAACCGTATCGACTTAAACGGTCGTTCTTATGAGGTTATCCCTCAGGTAGAGCGTAAGTTCCGTTTGAACCCTGAATCGATGAATAACTACTACGTTCGTGCTGCAGATGGCAGAGCGGTGCCACTGGGCAGTTTAATTACGATTGATGTTGTGGCAGAGCCTCGCTCTCTTCCTCACTTCAACCAATTGAACTCAGCAACGATTGGTGCAGTACCAGCCCCGGGCGCAGCCATGGGTGATGCGATTGCGTGGTTTGAAGATACGGCAACGAACAAGCTACCAAGTGGCTACAACCACGATTACATGGGTGAAGCACGTCAATACGTAACAGAAGGTAGCGCACTTTACGCAACCTTTGGTTTGGCGCTAGCAATCATCTTCTTAGTACTGGCGATTCAGTTCGAATCTCTAAAAGATCCATTGGTTATCATGGTATCTGTACCACTGGCGATTTGTGGTGCCTTAATTGCTCTAGCTTGGGGCGCGGCAACGATGAACATCTACTCACAAGTAGGTTTGATCACGCTGGTCGGTCTGATTACCAAGCACGGTATCTTGATCTGTGAGGTTGCAAAAGAAGAACAGCTGCATCACCACAAAACTCGTATTGAAGCGGTAATGGAAGCGGCGAAAGTTCGTCTTCGTCCAATCCTGATGACAACGGCAGCTATGATCGCGGGCCTAATCCCACTAATGTACGCAAGTGGTGCGGGTGCAGCTCAGCGTTTTAGTATCGGTATTGTAATCGTTGCAGGTCTAGCGATTGGTACTATCTTTACGCTGTTTGTACTGCCAGTGATTTACAGCTACCTAGCTGAAAAACACAAACCTCTTCCTGTATTTGTTGAAGACAAAGATCTAGAAAAACTAGCTCGCGTCGATGAAGCAAAAGCAGCACACAGAGAATTAGCAGACAACAAGTAA
- a CDS encoding TetR/AcrR family transcriptional regulator — MTIHTHRDKRQQILSAAEKLIADVGFQGLSMQKLAKEAGVAAGTIYRYFDDKEHLIADVCVLVTQRVADAVQEGVNDSDPIKQRYRTMWLNIWNLAGTNLAAIKNRVQYEALPITNSLNFRELERKMFDQVEQLFNEGKEQGLFKPLHNEVLSGLSLAASVSLARKHSLGFYQMDEAALEAAIEASWDAIITH; from the coding sequence ATGACAATTCATACACATAGGGACAAACGCCAGCAAATACTTTCTGCTGCAGAAAAACTGATTGCTGACGTCGGTTTTCAAGGTCTGTCGATGCAAAAGCTTGCAAAGGAAGCTGGAGTCGCTGCGGGGACGATATATCGCTACTTCGACGATAAAGAACACTTGATTGCTGATGTTTGTGTACTCGTAACTCAACGAGTAGCTGATGCTGTTCAAGAAGGCGTGAACGATTCAGATCCAATCAAGCAACGCTATAGAACCATGTGGCTTAACATCTGGAACTTAGCAGGAACGAACTTGGCTGCGATTAAAAATCGGGTCCAGTATGAGGCTCTACCCATCACAAATAGCCTAAACTTCAGGGAACTTGAACGGAAAATGTTTGACCAAGTTGAGCAGCTATTTAATGAGGGGAAAGAGCAAGGGTTGTTTAAACCGCTTCATAACGAAGTATTAAGCGGGTTGAGCTTAGCGGCTAGTGTTTCTCTAGCGCGAAAGCATTCTTTAGGATTTTACCAAATGGATGAGGCAGCATTAGAAGCAGCAATAGAAGCCAGTTGGGACGCAATAATTACACACTAG
- the ubiK gene encoding ubiquinone biosynthesis accessory factor UbiK, giving the protein MFDPKKLEQIAKQIHDSMPQPVKELGSDVDQKVRQVIQGQLNKLDVVSREEFDVQTQVLLRTRQKLTEMEQKLAKLEAKLADK; this is encoded by the coding sequence ATGTTTGATCCAAAAAAACTAGAGCAAATTGCTAAGCAGATCCACGACTCTATGCCTCAGCCAGTGAAAGAACTAGGTTCAGACGTAGACCAGAAAGTTCGCCAAGTTATCCAAGGCCAGCTAAACAAACTAGATGTTGTAAGCCGTGAAGAGTTTGATGTTCAAACTCAAGTACTACTGCGCACTCGTCAAAAGCTGACTGAAATGGAACAAAAGCTTGCAAAGCTAGAAGCTAAGCTTGCAGACAAGTAA
- the ilvY gene encoding HTH-type transcriptional activator IlvY, translated as MNIKSLQLFIHLCDSKSFSKTAAAMHVSPSALSRQIQKLEEETGQELLIRDNRSVDLTPAGKHLLPVALSIVGEWQQYNLHLKGGEQELKGEIRIFCSVTASYSHLPELITEFRAIHPYIEFKLSTGDPAQSIDKILNDEADIAISAKPDILPSRLEFETISDIPLSVIIPSGVSSFTQQLQSDKPNWNEVPFIIPEAGTARERANAWFKKMKIKPNIYAQVSGHEAIVSMVALGCGLGIAPDVVINNSPVRDKVSRLKIEPIKPFELGVCCKRAQLDNPLIRAFWKVAEGKYLAD; from the coding sequence ATGAACATAAAATCTCTACAATTATTTATACATTTATGTGATAGCAAGAGTTTCAGCAAAACCGCTGCAGCCATGCATGTCAGCCCTTCTGCACTGAGCCGTCAGATACAAAAGCTTGAGGAAGAAACAGGACAGGAACTGCTTATCAGGGACAACCGCAGCGTTGATCTCACTCCGGCAGGAAAACACCTATTGCCAGTAGCGTTGAGTATTGTTGGAGAGTGGCAGCAATATAACCTTCACCTAAAAGGCGGTGAACAAGAGTTAAAGGGGGAGATCAGGATATTTTGCTCCGTGACTGCAAGCTATAGCCATCTTCCTGAGCTAATTACCGAATTCAGAGCCATTCACCCATATATCGAGTTCAAGCTTTCTACAGGCGACCCTGCTCAGTCTATCGATAAGATATTAAATGACGAAGCAGACATCGCGATTTCAGCGAAACCAGACATCCTCCCTTCAAGGTTAGAGTTCGAAACCATTAGTGATATACCACTATCTGTCATCATCCCATCTGGTGTCAGTAGCTTTACTCAACAACTGCAATCCGACAAGCCAAACTGGAATGAAGTGCCTTTTATCATCCCTGAAGCGGGTACAGCGCGTGAACGAGCCAATGCATGGTTTAAAAAGATGAAGATAAAACCCAACATATACGCGCAAGTTTCTGGCCATGAGGCGATTGTAAGTATGGTGGCACTAGGGTGTGGACTTGGCATCGCACCTGATGTGGTCATAAACAACAGTCCAGTAAGAGATAAGGTTAGCCGCTTAAAGATAGAGCCCATCAAGCCATTTGAGTTAGGCGTATGTTGTAAGCGAGCACAGCTAGATAACCCTCTAATTCGAGCGTTCTGGAAAGTCGCAGAAGGTAAGTATTTGGCTGACTAG